atcgaatctcgggcaagtaacatatcaatggacaaagggaattctgTATATTGTCATAATAGTTCgacagataaagatctttgtagaatatgtaggagccaatatgagcatccaggttcctttattggttattgatcgaaaatgtgtctcggtcatgtctacctagttctcgaacccgtagggtccgcatgcttaacgttcgatgacgatattgtattatatgagttatgtgatttggtgacgaatgttttttggagtcttagatgagatcacgaacatgatgaggaatctcaaaatggttgagaggtaaatatttatatatatagaacgatagtattcagacaccggaagtgttccggagtgtattgggtatttatcggagtatcggaggggttacgggaacccccggggggatatatgggccatatgggccatgagaggggagcacaccatcccacaaggggtggcgcgcccccctatggcaggaggccgaattgggagaaggaaaaagggggtttggcccccctttcctttctctcttccccttccctttcttctccggtgaaataaggcagggacgccacttggggaaaccccaagtcggattcggatcctacttggggagcaccctggctgcctcccctctccctcccacctatatatatatagggtgacactattctaatcctgggattagaataactatttggatcacaccGGCCCTATAAGGGCTCGATCATAGGTTCCCGAACTCCCGAACCGCGCTGGAACGAAGTAAAAAAATACTATGACCATCCATCCCGCATCTCCCGCACTCCCTCGATCCCACCTCCTGCAGTCCGACCCATCGTCCCCCACCATCAGCCCCCAGAACCGCCACCGCCATCGCATCTAACCCGCGCGCCACTCCGCGGGCCGAGATCCAGCCCCCGCGCCTCCCCACTCCTGGATCCGGCCGCCTCGCTGCTCCCGCGCCTGAGCCGGCCCCCGCGCCGCCCCACTCCTGGATCCGGCCGCCTTCCCACCTTGCTCCCCCGGCAGCACCCGCCTCAGGCCGACGGCGCGAGAAGGCCGAGCTCGGCCGTGCTCGCCACCTCGGCGGCTCACCCCGCCCTAGCCACCTCCGCCCTTGCCTCCAACCACCGCCCCGACCACCTCCACCACCGCCCTCTGCCCCGACCACCTCCCTTCCACCTGCCCCCAACTTCCCCTCCGGCGTGACCTTCCCAGCACTCTGCCGCGACCTTCCCTCCCCTCCGACGCGGCCTGCCCTCCGCCCATGTTTCTTGGAACGTGCTGTCGTCCCCACTCGCAAATCAAGCCATGGCCGGCAAGATCCATCATGGCTCCCCTGTAGCAGCTATTTTTCCATATGTAGTGGTTGCAAAATATCTACTATCCCCAGTTTACCAACTAGTGCTATTGACCTCTGCAACAAAACCTGAACCATCTTCTCTTGAATTCCTCCAGCCTAACACACCCGTGAGATCGCCTGACTACGACAACGACGTGCAAGGGACCCTCACCATGGGTGTCGCGGATGAGTACGTGGGCGCCGTCATCGGCTATGCCGGGAGGACCATACGTGAGATCGAACGGGTACGTACATATCTCCCACACCACCGAAGCGCAGCCACAAATGGTTAACCGACAAGGCTATGGTTTGGACTAATGGTTCGTCGTCAGAGTGCAGGTTACGGGCGTGCAGATCAGTATCTCTAAGGGGGAGCTCAAAGCTGGGACGAGCGAGAGGTAGGTACTACAACAGGTCTCAACCGGGTTTGCATGTTCTTTACCCACGAAATCAGTCCTGCCTGTATGTCATTTTGACCTGCAGCGTGTGTGTGGTGCAGGGAGGTGGTGACCAGTGGGACATGGGAGGCGGTCGATGCGGCGGAGGTGATGATCGTGCAGCGGGTCTCGGATGCCGCCAATAGTTGCCACCGGTAGCAGGGTGGCGGTGGTGTTGACAGGCGGCCTGTCAAGGAAGTggagtagcagcagcagtagcggTGATACAACAGAGCAAAGCGGAGCAGAGTATAGTACTGAATTACTACTAATGGTGGTAGTAGGGCAGGAGATGTCCCAAGTTTTTTGGTCCCTTGCGTGCATCGCCGGAGCAATTTATTAGCAAGAATTGCTTACTTGGGAGGGGAAGGCATGGTGCAATTACTGATGGCTACACGGTTAGTTTTGGTTTTGGTCAATGTTGCTTCCATGTTTGACTACTAGTGTATCCGTGCCTTGTGTTTTGGTGAGAGGATGGATGGATGATTCCTCTAGGTTTGATTGATCCAACCCAAGAGGAGAGGACTTCTGAAATGGAAGGCCGAAGCACAGTTGTTTTTTACTACACACAAACTTGGATGATCTGATCAGATGAGATCAGACTTCCATTGTGGAGCATGTTGCAACTTTCGTTTAGTTCTGAGACTCTAATTTTGTCAGTTTAGTCCTTGTATTGTTCTTTTACGAAAAAAATTGAAGAGTCaaagaaaatggaaaaagaatgcatAAGTATAGCTACTTAGCAGAAAATGGTCAAAGAGTATGTTGCTTCGATGATTTTTTGTGTGCTTGTATTTGAAAAATTACATCAAAGAAAATTCAGCAACTTGTGTACTTATGTGGATAACGTGGGAACAATATCCTGCCCACCGTCTATTTTTGCTAATGATTTTGTTTGTCTTCCATTTTACATGTTAGGAAAATTGACGCCAGAACTTTTTGTCTTGAAAATAAGTTCAAATAAATAGACAGGAGAAGGTCACATATGTGTACCAGGAAAAAGTTTGCGGTTTGAAGGAGGACTGAAGTTCAGAGTGATGTGGATGTGAAGGTTCAGAGATGTTTTTTTAGTATATTCAAACATGTTTTTCCTCTCTTGTTCTTCATTTCTTAACTTCTTCATAATTGATTAGATAACTTCTAAGGCAACATGTTGTTGTCTGAAAAGCTTATGTACTCTTATGTGTACGTAAAACACTTTGATCAATATACTCTTTAGTTTATGATTCTTTCTTTCCACTATCACTCAAGCTTGGTGTTCCTAAAAAATATGGTGCACCTCCCATTTGCGAGTCTGTGTGCCCACAATCTTGTGGTTAAATGACCTTTGTGAAATGTGATGATTCTTCGTAAAGTAGTTTGTGCAAAAGGAAAAAGTATTCAAGTGTCCGCAGCAAAACTCCAGTGCATAAAACATATGTTTTGTGTTTATCTATCTGAAAAATTGGCCACTATTGCAGCTTTGCCTGGTGTATCAGTTCAACTACAAAAAAAAGTTTTTGCCTAGTTTAGTCAGTTGTTGGAACAAAAAAAGGGGCTGAAAGGTCAAAATGTTTTATTCGTGAAGGTCAAAAGTATGTTAAGTATATTTTTCTGGAACACTGGCACTCTTTGTACATCATGTTGTCAAGTTATTCACACTTGCATTCTgcagaacagaaaaagaaaagttAGGGTGTTTAACTTAGTAACCCGCCCAGTGACGATGATGACGCGACACTCTTCCTTGTATGGCGACGACTTGGTGCTCCTATGGATCAACAACAACTTGTGACCTTCTAGCGACGGCCGACTTGACCTTCCTAACGAATCGGTTCAAAAAAATTTCTACAAAAAACAAGGGTATTTCTATTACTAACA
The Triticum dicoccoides isolate Atlit2015 ecotype Zavitan chromosome 3A, WEW_v2.0, whole genome shotgun sequence genome window above contains:
- the LOC119269639 gene encoding uncharacterized protein LOC119269639 isoform X3, with protein sequence MAGKIHHGSPVAAIFPYPNTPVRSPDYDNDVQGTLTMGVADEYVGAVIGYAGRTIREIERVTGVQISISKGELKAGTSEREVVTSGTWEAVDAAEVMIVQRVSDAANSCHR
- the LOC119269639 gene encoding uncharacterized protein LOC119269639 isoform X2; protein product: MAGKIHHGSPVAAIFPYVVPNTPVRSPDYDNDVQGTLTMGVADEYVGAVIGYAGRTIREIERVTGVQISISKGELKAGTSEREVVTSGTWEAVDAAEVMIVQRVSDAANSCHR
- the LOC119269639 gene encoding uncharacterized protein LOC119269639 isoform X1 translates to MAGKIHHGSPVAAIFPYVVVAKYLLSPVYQLVLLTSATKPEPSSLEFLQPNTPVRSPDYDNDVQGTLTMGVADEYVGAVIGYAGRTIREIERVTGVQISISKGELKAGTSEREVVTSGTWEAVDAAEVMIVQRVSDAANSCHR